The stretch of DNA CTTCGACTGGAAACTCAGTGCCATCTGAGCGTAAACCCATAACTTGCCGCACTGATCGACCGGTCATTTTTCGAGTGTGGTCGCCTTTATTGGCAAATTGGTGCATCAGCCCGCGGTGCGCAACGGCTTGTCGGGTGGGAATAAGGGCCTCAATCGGGCACCCCAGCATCTTATAAGCAGGGTAGCCAAACATTTGTTCGGCCGCGCGATTAAACAAGATGATATTAAAATTAGAATCGGTAGTGACAATCGCATCCATCGCACTGTCAATCATACCAGCCAGTTGCGCTCGATTCGCCAGCAGGGCTTCTTCCGCTGATTTGCGCTGACTGATATCTGTATCGGTACCAATCATACGTAATGGCGCGCCATCCTCTGCGCGGTGTAAAACGGTTCCTCGGCCAAGCAGCCATTTGTAACTGCCATCTTTGCACCGCATACGATGTTCTGCACTAAAGTGGCTGGAGTCACCGTTTAAGTGGCGCTGTAAAACATCATTTGAATGCTTGCGATCATCATCATGAATGCGCTCTTGCCAAAGTTGTGGATCATCACTGAGTTCAGCTAAGTGATATCCAAGCAAATTCGCCCACGTTTCAGTGAAGCTGATTTTATTTTGCTCAATATCCCAATCCCACACTCCATGCCCAGCACCTTCAATGGCTGTTTTCCAAAGCTGATCTCGCTCTCGTAAGGCTTCGCTGGCCTTGCGGAAGTCGCGTTTGCTGCGCTGAGCCATGATTAACTGACTATATGTCAATAAAATTGGCTGCAAGCTTTGAATGAGTCCCTGATCATAATCACTTGCGCGATTAGCCACGCCGATCATGCCGATGCTTTGGCCACCTTGCAAAACAGGCACGACCATAAAACGCTCAAGATTTGGGTGCTCGGCCAATATTTGTTCACTAAACTGGCTTGCTGCGACCTGATTGCAAATTAACACCTCATTATTTACCAGTGGAATACCCAGTACATGGTCTAACTGGTGGAGTTCAAGGCCCTGCTCACGATAAACAGCGTATCGATCGTAAAATGATGCGTCAGCGCCTAGTGCGCTTAGCGCATTGATGCGCAAATACGGCGAGCCATCTGCATGCAGAAGCACTTCTGCAGCAAAACCAAAGGCACTCTCGGTAATTTGGCAAATTTGATCTAGAACGGTATCGAATGCCACCCGCTCATTTTGATTCTCAATGAAGTCGCCTTGGATTTTTGCAATTGCGAGTAACTGTCGATTACTAACCGCCAATGCGCGTAGTGTTTGATATTCGGCATCGATATCACGCAGCACAGAAACCCACACCAAACCATGTTGCGCATCATTAAAGCTGGATATGGTAACGTGCGCCCAGAATACGCCCGTGTTACTGCGCTGACAAAGTAGCTCACCATTCCAGTGCCCAGTCGCTTTTAAGCTGGCCGCCATCTCAGCGGTGCTAGCCTCGCAAGCCATACCCGGCTCGCATAACACACTAAAGTGTTTCCCCAGTAGATACTGCTCATCACAAGCAAAAATCGCCGTCAAGGTTGGATTGATGTAGACAATAACGCCGTCTAAAGCACGGATTAAATACACGCCCTGTTGAATGTTTTCGAGTATTTCACCACGTAAGGCCAGCTCATTCTGCAGAGCCTGTGTAACACTTAAATCTTGAATGCTCACCGGCACAGTTGATGCGGCTTCAATGGTGCGAGGAATTTGAAATGAAACGATGGCACGTATTGGGCGTCGATCCACGGTCAGCAGATTTACTTCTGCGCTAAAGTGTGGCTTGCGCTCCCAAAAACTGAGTAATTCAGCCCGTAAGACATCTAATGCACCGGGACCGAACAACTGGCCAATTCCTGCCAGTAATACGGCCTTTGGGGCGCCAAACAACCGTTCGGTGGCTCGATTCACGTCGACAACTTTAAATAGCTCGATAAATTCAAATAAGCTACCGGGATTGCTATCGAAATACGCAGCCAAATCGTTCACACCAGATTCACGCAACTGCTCTAAGCGGCGCATTAGGGCACTTAAATCTTCATTCCATAGTGAAATGTTGGCGCTATCAAATAAGGTGTGGTAGCGAAGTTCGCGCTCCAATCTTTCCTGCTGCTGAATTTCATGCGCACTTAAATCGGTGAGTGTGACTAATAGTATTCCACCCCAATCATCATCGAGTGGCGTTGCGCTCGCAGAGACGGATTTTACTTGCCCAGACTTGCAGCGAACCCGAACCTGCAAAGGCTCAAATACGGAGCCAGTTTGGCTTGCGTGTTCAATATGCAACAACCACTCTTTGGTTACCCAATCACGATAACTTAAATCTGGATAGGCCTGCTCCCACCAATGCGGCAAGTCTGGAATATCGCTTGCGGTATAACCAAACGCCTCGGTAAATGCGGCATTAAGATGTGTGATACGTTGATTAGGCGTATTGAGCACGCAGGGTAAGTTAATTGCTGCAATCAGCATCGCTAAGCGATGCTGATGAATATCGACATCAGCCCATACCATTGCAGCTGGTAGCAATATTTTGATGACAAAGCCAAAGGTGTCATTTTCTTGGAAGGGCTCAATGCTTTGTTGCACGGCAATAGTCTTGCCGTTTCGCGATACTAAATATTGCACCAGGGGTTGTGATGCACAGTGGGTGGGGTCAGCTAAGTGTGATTCAATATTGATTTGGCATGTTGGTGTATATAGCTCAATCCATTTACTATTAATGATTTCATTAGAATAGTACCCCAGGGTATGTAATAAAATTTCATCGCAAGCCAAAATACGACCATCCAAATCGACCCTAATAATTGCCACATGATCTGTAGTGCTAGTTTGCCTGTTGGGTAGCGGGGCGATCGCTGCATCACTAGCCAGAAGTATCCCCTCGATGGCAACTAATCTATCTGATGCATCAAATACCCCATAGGCGTAATCCACCACCTCCACCACAGTTCCATCCTCTGCTTTAAGCAAATAGCGTTGGACATATTCCTGAGATGGCTTGATTTCGCAAAGGGCTAATTCGGGATTTTCAGCCGCTGATCCGCCAAATCTAAGGGATCGATATGAGCGTCCAATCAAGTCGTCCGCATTGAACCCCGTTAATTCTCGGCATACTGCACTGCAGTAAACCAGAGTTAATTCAGGATCATTCAGATAGCGATATACCATTCCGTCGGCGTGCAGCTGCAGGCGTTCAAATATATTTGAACAGCCTTGCGAGCTTGGACTTGTCCCCACGGAACGACGCATAGTGATGAGCCTATTTCTTGAAATTGACTAAAGACACCAACTCAAGATAGGCCACTTTTCTTAAGTGCGCCAAACAGCTGCTTAACAAAAAAGCGGGTTTTTAATGGGCTTCTTGCTAGATTTATTATTTGAAAATGACGTAGATTAAATTTTTATCTGACATCAAGTTGAATATTGCGCAGGATTGTCTAGACTTTTTATGTGCGTTTGCACATTTTTTTGGCCCGCAGTTCGCTAAGCTTGAGGTGAGTATGGAACATGACATCAAAAACAGCACCGCGCTGGAGTCAGCTTGCCACAACGGTTTACTCACTTTTAGCCTAGGCGAGCAAGAATACGCACTAGACATTATCAAAGTGCAAGAAATCCGTGGTTATGAAGCAGTAACTACACTGGCAAACTTACCGCAGCACATCAAGGGCGTTATTAATTTACGCGGCAGCATTGTGCCGATCGTCGATTTGCGCATCCAATTTGGATTGGCAAATGTCCAGTACACGGCGACAACTGTTGTGATTATTCTAGGTATCAAAGAGCGTCTGATCGGTATTGTTGTTGATGCTGTATCCGATGTAATGAGCGTAATACCTGAACACATTAAACCGCCGCCAGAACTAGGGGGGCTATCGATATTCGCTATCTCATCGGTATAGCGACCATTGAGCAGCGGCTGATTGCGCTGGTCGATATCGAAACCCTGCTTTCCTCTGATGAATTGCAATTAATTGAATGTGTTCCGGCTTAAGCCGAAGGAGAAATCATCGTGTCTAATCTACAATCACTAAAAGTGCGAACACAGTTGGGGCTGGGGTTTGGCGTTGTTATTTTACTCATGCTCATTACTGGATTCCTAGCATTTACGCGGCTAAGTGAGCTTGATGATAGCATCAATCGCATCATCAATGATCGCTACCCCAAAACAGTAACCGCGAATGCTTTAATTGATAACCTCAATCAAGTTGCACGCTCAAATCGAAATTTGCTGCTATGGAATGATCCACAAAAAATTGAAGCCGAGTTAGTAACCATTGCAGAGGCACGTAAAGCCAATAGCACAGAATACGAAAAATTGGAAAAAACCATTAAAAGTGAAAAAGGAATCCAATTACTGAAAGAAACTACGGATAAGCGGCAAATTTTTGCTACCCAGCTTGATAGATTCCTGACCATATACAAAGACCCGAGCCAAAGAGAGCTCGCAAAAACAGTATTAATGTCAGACCTACGAGATTCAAATCTTGCCTATATGAAGTCAATATCAGCATTAATTGATTTCCAATCCGAGATGATGATCAAAGAAGGTAAAGAAGCAGAATCAATGGTTGAAGCTTCGAAAAATCTAATCGGAGGCTTAAGTATCGCTGCGTTAGTATTGGCTTGTTTTATAAGTTGGCTAATTGTGCACCTATTGATGAAGCAACTTGGCGCAGAGCCTGGTGAAGTGGCGGCCGTAGCCCAAGCAGTAGCTGCAGGTGATATGGATTACCCTGTCAATATTCCAGCCAACGATAAAGTCAGCGTAATGTATGCAATGCAGCAAATGCAAACCGCTATCAAAACCTTTGTGTCCGAGCAAAGCCGTATGTCGGAGCAGCATGCACAAGGCTGGATTAAGATACAAATGGATAGCAATCTATTTCGCGGTAGTTTTGCCAAAATGGCGGTGGATATTAATACCCTAGTTAATTCCCACATAGCAGTGAAAATGAAAATTGTTGAGGTGGTGTCGGAATATGCACATGGCAATTTCACACCCGACATGGATAAATTACCAGGTGATAAAGCAAAAATTACCACCGCACTCGATCAAGTGAAAAAATCCTTACTTGGGATTAGTAGTGATGTCAAACTGCTCGCAGAAGCTGGGTCACGCGGTGATTTTAGTAAGCGGGCTGATGCTAATAAATATGAATATATGTTCAAAGATATGATTCAGGATCTGAATCAATTAATTGAAACGTGTGATATAGGCTTTAATGATGTACTGCGTGTATCAAACGCATTAGCAGCAGGTGATTTAAATCAGACTATTGTAAAAGATTATCCTGGTTTATTCGGGCAAACAAAACAAGGCGTCAATTCTACAGTTGAATCATTACGGAAAATTGTTGCTGAAATTGAAAACATTGTTGAGTCTGCCGCAAATAAAGGCGACTTTAGCATCAAAATTGATCTTAACGACAAACAAGGATACACGCGTCGCCTCTCAGATTTACTCAATCAACTCGCTGATGTCACCAACACAGGGTTGCGAGATGTGATTAGAGTTGCCAATGCGCTGGCATCAGGTGATTTGACTCAGACAATTAATAAAGAATATCCGGGATTGTTTGGCGAAACCAAGCAAGGTGTTAATGCCACGGTAGAGAATTTGCAGCGCCTAGTTAGTGAAATACAAGACTCAGGTGCCTCAATCAATACCGCAGCCAAAGAAATTGCGCAGGGGAATGCAGATCTGTCGCGCCGGACAGAATCACAAGCGGCAAGCTTGGAAGAAACCGCCTCTAGCATGGAAGAGCTAACCAGCACGGTCAAACAGAATGCAGAAAACGCACAAGTAGCAAGCCAACTAGCTAGATCATCATCCGAAGTTGCAACCAAAGGGGGCGAAGTTGTTGGTCGCGTCGTTGAAACGATGAGTTCAATCAATGAGTCATCGCGCAAAATCGTTGACATCATTAGTGTGATTGATGGCATCGCATTCCAAACCAACATTCTAGCGCTGAATGCTGCCGTTGAAGCGGCAAGAGCTGGGGAGCAGGGTAGAGGATTTGCGGTCGTTGCCTCAGAAGTAAGAAATCTGGCCCAACGCTCAGCATCTGCAGCAAAAGAGATCAAAAACCTCATTAGCGACTCAGTCAGTAAGGTTGAAGGTGGGGCAAAATTGGTGGCAGAAGCTGGCGAGACCATGAATGAAATCGAAAACAGCATTAAACGTGTAACAGATATCATGGGAGAAATTTCAGCCGCATCTGTTGAGCAAAGCTCGGGGATTGGTCAGGTTAATCAGGCCATCATTCAAATGGATGAAGTGACGCAGCAAAATGCGGCACTGGTAGAAGAGGCCTCCGCCGCTGCAGAGTCACTCGAAGAGCAAGCACAAAACCTTGCGGAGGCAGTGAGCGTATTCAAGCTCAATCGTAGCTTGCATGCAGTTCACCACCCCGCAATCGCAAAAACGCCAGCCAGAATTGCAGAAAAACCGAAAGTAACGAGCAAAATCGCCAGCAAAACAGCTCAACTACAAAAAACAGCCGCCAAACCACCACACATCTCGGCAGGTGAAGAAGATCAGTGGGATGAGTTTTAATCTCACCAAAAGCGGCCGAAAGGCCGCTTTTTCTTTGATCGAGATCTATATGCAACTGATTTTAATAGCGTTTAATGGAATCAACTTAAGCTACAGCCAGTGGAGAGTGACATGCGAGCGATCGAATTAGCTAACGAATTAGAGTCATATACTTTCGGGCCCAATGCCGCGATTGAATTACGCAAAGAAATTGCGTTGGAATTGCGCAAACTGGTCACTGAAAATCAGCGATTGAGCAATTTGTGTAAGCACTGTACTGAGCTAAAATCCGAGGCTTTAATGCTCGTTCATGATTTCGACCCATCCCTTGCTGGCGAGTGTGATTGCAAACGTTAAGATGTGGGCGGTTTACCCTTTTTGCACACTACCACCAAGTGCTCATCGCATTTTCAAAAAGGGTGCACTCAATTTGGATTGCTTGGAGATGTTGGAGTAAAAAATCAAGCGTCCGGTTGACGGCCAAAGCAATCGATCAAAGTCGGCCCCAAAAGTACTTTATCGATGAGTCTTCAATGCATCTAGCAATAAGTCCCCAACAATTTGATTTGGGAAATGTCTTTGAACAGTCACCGCGTAGAAATTCTCGTAAATATTAGGCAAAACTAGGTATCGTTTTAGTTTCCCAGATTGAAGCTCATCCTTGACCACCACCTCTGGTATGACTGCAATCGCATTACTGTCTCGAGTCAAAAGCCGCAGCATGGCCATGTCATCTGCTTCGGCCACGATTCTCGGTTTGAATTGGTGTAGTGCGCAAAAGCCGTCAAAAGCGGAGCGAATTGGGCTGTCCTCATCAGGCAAAATCCAGTTTTGCTGAGCATAATCGTGGGAAAAGGCGGGGGCTAGACCCAGGCCAGGGTGCCCAATGATGGCGACTGGCTGCCGAGCAAGTAGTTGGCAATGCCATAAGTTGTTATCATTGCCACCCACATCAATATTGCTCAATGCAATATCAAGTTGGTGGTTCGCTAGCTCTGTCAGTAGGCGAGCCTGACCTCGCGCATGCAAGGAGTATTTGATATTTGGCTGTTGAATTAATGGCTCGACAAAGCTCTCAATAAAGTTTCGCGACATGGTTGCTAACATACCAATTCTGACAGCCCGTTTTTCCGCTGGTTCACCGTGTTGCAATAGTGATTCTAGCTCTGACCCTTTGCGGAAAATCTCTTCAGCGTATGAAAAAGTCGTCTGCCCAATTTCTGTTAGCACCAGCTTTCGACCTTGGCGTAAGAATAATTGAACGCCCATCGTGTGCTCTAACTGTGAAATCTGTGAGGACAGCGCGGACTGAGATACATGCAGCTGCTCTGCAGCTTTGGTTAAATTTCCTAGCTTGGCGACATGCCAAAAATAAGCCAAATGATGGTAGTTAAGTCGACTCAAAACGTTCTCATTTATAAAACAATTTGTTAATTTTAATCTATTTTTATTAAAACAAAAGCCATGTGATACTCCTCGCATCATCAAAAACAACAAGGAGATCAACATGCAGCTAGGCACTTTATTGTCCTATTCTCTGCCTGCCGTGCTGGCACTACCCATGCTGGCAGCCGCTTGGAGTTGGCAATCCACACGCTGGGCATTTGCTCAATGTGCGATGGGAACTGCGACGCTCTTAGCCTTGTTATCGTGGCTGGTCGTGTTATTAAGTGGTGACTTTGCAAGTACTGCCGAGTGGTTAAACTCCGGAATACTTAACGTCACGATGCTCGGCTTGATCAGTTTCATAGCCTTTATCGTTCTCAATTATGCCAAAACCAATTTTGTCGCCGACAAGGATAACCAGCGCTTCTTACGCTGGTTTTTGCTGACCGTTTCGGCAGTCATGTTCACCGTCAGCAGCAATCACTTGCTGGTGTTTTTCGCGGCCTGGGTGGCCATTAGCCTGAGCATGCATCAGTTACTGATGTTTTACCCAGAGCGCAATCGCTCAGCACTGGCGGCGCATAAGAAATTCATCTTTGCGCGCTTAGCCGAGTTGTGCCTCGCAGCGGCGTTTTTCTTGCTGTATCAGCAGCACCAAACGTTAGTGATCACTGAGATTTTAAGCGCCTATCCAGCGGCTGAGCTGAACGCTCAGCAACAGCTAGCCGCCGTCTTGCTGGGCTTGGCAGCGTTGATCAAGTGCGCGCAATTGCCACTCCACGGTTGGCTGATTCAAATCGTCGAGTCGCCAACGCCTGTATCGGCGCTGATGCACGCTGGGATTATCAATTTGGGTGGTTTTTTACTGCTGTCTTTTGCGCCACTGTTTAGCCAAGCCCAGTTCGCACAATGGCTGGTCTTGGTAGTGGCTGGCTTGACCACCGTGATCGCGGCACTGGTGATGACAACACGGATTAGCATCAAGGTGCGTTTGGCGTGGTCTACCACAGCGCAAATGGGTTTGATGTTGGTTGAGTGCGCCTTGGGTTTATACGAGTTAGCACTGCTGCATTTGCTCGCTCACTCTTGCTACAAAGCGTATGCCTTTCTCAACTCAGGCCAAGCGGTTGATGAGTTTATGCAAAAGCAATACACCAACCCTCGTTTGGTAAGTGCAGCGAACTGGCTTTGGGCCGGCGCGGTGTCGGTGGGTTTCTTGCTCGTCATTGGCTTCACCGTCGGATTACCAGCGCCATACAGCCCATGGTTACTGATTGGTTTAGCGCTCACCTTTGTGCTGGCCAACCATTTGAATCAGCGCCAAAGCCTGTCGATCGCCAAAACGCTGGCCTTCAGTGCGGCACTTTTGGCGAGCTACTACCTATTAAAAACAGGCATGGGCTTACTGCTACCAAAAGTTGAGCACCACTACGTACTCGGTGCAGATCTGTGGATCGGCGTGCTCTTTGTTGCGCTGTTTATGTTGCAGTTGCTGTTGCAGTACCGCGCACAATCGCCAGCCATGCGCAAACTGTTTATCGCGCTCAATGCCGGATTTTATCTCGATGAATGGGCGACCCGCATCACCCACGCAATTTGGGCAGTACCACTACCGAAAAATGCAGTTCAAACCCGTTTGAGTCTGACCGAGGTGAAATCATGATCACGACTGTACACACACTCAACAACTCTGTAGCTCAAATCCGCGATGCCGCGTTGCTTGCTTGTGAACGTATCGCTCCCGCTTGGCCGCTAGATCAATCGATCGCAGTCAATCCATGGTGGAAAATGCGCGGCCAGCCGATGGACCAAGTCGCCGCAAATTTACAAGCCTTGGGCGGGGTGCATTTATTAATGCCCAAAGCCTACTACCTTGGGCAATGGCAAACCACCATCAAACCCGCGCATTTGCGCAAAGCCGCCGATGAATTGGGAGTCAATTCAACTGAACAGGCCTTAATCGATTTCCTCAAGGGCAAGGAAACTGACCGCCATTGGCTCAATGTATGCGACTTTCTTGATGCAGAGCCTGAGCACGCGCACAAAATGCCATGGCGTGACGAAATCGTGCAGCAAATCAGCCAATTCACCGCTCTTTACTTTCACTACCCAGCACAAATGCAGCGCAATGGTGCAGGCGAGCATGATTTGTACGCAGCATGGCTCGAGGTCGTGCGGCAAGATCGTGGGATCGAAGTTTTGATGGGTGAGGCGGGGCTGAGCGAGCACTTTAGGGCCTTGCCGGATCAGCCCGAACAGGTGTTGGCATTGATGCATCAAACCTTGTTTGCGGATGATAAACAGCACTCTGTGTTTGTCGATTACTGCTACGCCCTCTTGCTCGATGTACATGGCTGGGCATCGTGGCTGGCGTATGGCGCATGGCAAGACGCGTTTGCCAACAAGAACAACACCGGTTTGCTGCAATTATTAGCGATTCGGATGGCTTGGGATTGGGTGCTGTGGCAGCAAAACTTGGCGTCAAATCATATCCAGCGCGGCTTCGAGCGGCAAATAGTCCAATTTGCGACCCTAGAAAAAGATTGGCACGCGCAGCAGCAATTGCTCTGGGTATGGCAACGTGCGCTGGAATATAGCTATCAGCAACCGTTGCAAACTCAGTTACTGAATGCGACTGCGCCAGTGCAGACAGATTTAAAATTGGACCTTCAGCTGCAAGCGATTTTTTGCATCGATGTGCGCTCAGAGCCAATGCGTCGTGCGCTCGAGGCGCAAAGCGAAAACATCCAAACCATGGGCTTTGCCGGCTTTTTTGGCTTGCCGATTGAATACTCGGTCGCGGGAAGTCAGTACCAGCGGCCTCAGTTGCCAGGGCTACTCAAAGCCTCGATCCGCGCCGAGCAAGCCGGATCAAGCGCAGCGCAAAATGTAGTCGCAGCTCAATTAAACGGGCGAGTGGCGACGAAACAGGCTGAAGATGCGGCGTCGGCGACTTTTGGTCTGGTTGAAGCTAAGGGCTTGTACCGAGCTGTGAGCTTGGTCAAAAACACCTTCTTCCCGAGCAAAGCGGCACACAGCATTAACCAAATTGATCTAGACGGGCCATGGCAATTAAGCCGTGATGGTCAATTACTGAGCGATATTGAGCTGGCGGGTTTGGCCGCAGGCATTTTGCGGGCGATGGGCTTAACCATGCGCTTTGCCCCAGTCGTGTTACTGGTTGGCCATGGCAGTAGTTCGACCAATAATCCCCATGCTGCTGGTCTTGATTGCGGTGCTTGTGGCGGGCAAACGGGTGAAGTCAACGTAAAAGTACTGGCTCAAGTGCTCAACACGCCAGCGGTGCGCGCGGAATTAAACCTGCTCGGAATCGAAATCCCCGCGCAGACCCAGTTTGTCGCCGCGCTGCATAACACGACGACCGATCAAATCACGTGCTTTGGGGTTACAGGGCAAGCGGCATGGCAACAACAGCTGTCAGCGGCGACACAATACGCCCAGAAAGAACGCGCCCTGAGCGTGGGGATTGTGGCGCAAGATCCGGTTGAGTGGGCGCACTTGTTTGAACGCAAAACCCGCGATTGGGCACAAGTTCGCCCTGAATGGGGTTTGGCCAACAATGCGTCATTTATCGTGGCACCACGCGCTTTAACGCGTTCGCTCAATTTAGCAGGACGCAGCTTTTTGCATGATTACCATTGGCAGCACGATAGTGAATTTGGCGTACTCGAATTAATTATGACTGCGCCGATGGTCGTCACCAACTGGATCAATCTGCAGTACTACGCCTCAGTGACCGACAATTTGAAATACGGTAGTGGCAATAAATTGCTGCACAACGTGGTGGGTGGCAATTGCGGCGTATTTGAAGGCAATGGCGGCGATTTGCGTATTGGTTTGGCGATGCAATCAATTCACGACGGGCAAGACTGGCGCCATCATCCCTTGCGTCTCAGTGTGTACATCGCCGCGCCGCGTGAAGCGATGTCGGCGATCATCGCCAAGCACCAAGCCGTTGCAGATTTGATCAACAATCAATGGCTGTATCTGTTCCAGTGGGATGTGGAGCAGCAACAAATCTGGCAATACCGTGCAGGTCAATGGCAAGCGCTTGAGAGCGCAAAGGAGCTGCTATGCGCAGCTTAAGTAATTTGCAACAGCTTGAAGCTGAGGCGATTCACATTATGCGTGAAGTGGCTGCGAGCTTTGAAAAGCCGTGCATGTTTTACTCCATCGGCAAAGACTCAACTGTGATGCTGCACTTGGCGAAAAAGGCATTCGCACCCGGGCGGGTGCCTTTTACCCTGCTGCATATCGATACCACGTGGGAATTTGCCGAGATGGCCAAGTTTCGCGACGAATTAGTCGCCAAAAACCAGCTCGACCTTGAGGTTTACATTAACCAAGAGGCTTTGGCGCAAGGCGTGCATCCGGTTGAATCAGGCTCGGTCAAGTACAACGATTTGATGAAAACGCAAGCGCTTAAGCAAGCGCTCAAAATTCATCAATACGATGCCGCTTTAGGTGGTGCGCGGCGCGATGAAGAAAAATCTCGCGCCAAAGAGCGGATTTTTTCCGTGCGTGATGCGCATCAGGTGTGGGACCCGAAAAACCAGCGCCCGGAGTTATGGCAACTGTATAACTCGCAAATTAATCCGGGCGAATCAGTACGGGTTTTTCCTCTGTCGAATTGGACCGAAATCGACATCTGGCACTACATCCTGAAAGAAAACATTGAACTGGTTTCGCTGTACTTTGCCAAACCACGCATGACGTGGATTAGCGACGCGACGGGCCAACCTTTTATTCTGGATGATGATCGCATACGGCCGTATTTAAGCGAAACCGAGCGGCAGAGCTTGGCGCTGCGCTTGGTACGTTGCCGCACACTGGGTTGCTATCCGCAAACGGGGGCGGTGCTGAGCGCCGCGACCAAGGTCGAAGAAATCATCGCCGAATTGCTGCAAAGCAAATCCAGCGAGCGAGAAGGGCGCATGCTCGATAAAGATCAGGTGGGCTCGATGGAAAAGAAAAAACGCGAGGGCTATTTCTAAATGCCAATTGGTCAAGCTGTTTGGGGGCTATGAGTGTAGCAATGGCCAAGAGTCAATACGAAGGGCGGCTCGTCGTGGTGGCCAGCCGCCACGACAAGGCTGCGGCGATTGCGCGGCCGATGCACAAATTGCTAGGTGTCCAGCTTTGGAGCCCACCCGATCTGGATACCGATCAATTTGGCACCTTTAGTGGTGACGTGCCACGCCCCGGCACACCGATAGAAATGCTGCGCGCCAAAATTGCGCTCTGCCGTCGACTTTTTCCAAACCCGATTATGCTCGCCAGTGAAGGCGCATATAGCCAGCACCCCATCTTTCCCAGCTTAGGTTTGGCGCAGGAATGGATGATGTGGGACGACGCCGACAATGGC from Chitinibacter fontanus encodes:
- the cysD gene encoding sulfate adenylyltransferase subunit CysD, with the protein product MRSLSNLQQLEAEAIHIMREVAASFEKPCMFYSIGKDSTVMLHLAKKAFAPGRVPFTLLHIDTTWEFAEMAKFRDELVAKNQLDLEVYINQEALAQGVHPVESGSVKYNDLMKTQALKQALKIHQYDAALGGARRDEEKSRAKERIFSVRDAHQVWDPKNQRPELWQLYNSQINPGESVRVFPLSNWTEIDIWHYILKENIELVSLYFAKPRMTWISDATGQPFILDDDRIRPYLSETERQSLALRLVRCRTLGCYPQTGAVLSAATKVEEIIAELLQSKSSEREGRMLDKDQVGSMEKKKREGYF